The Candidatus Melainabacteria bacterium genome includes a region encoding these proteins:
- a CDS encoding FtsX-like permease family protein, with amino-acid sequence MSVWELVVLAWQGIVANRMRSCLTVLGIVIGIAAVIALLAIGYGAKLESERQIKALGLNVIFIRPGAQSAGHVSMGMGSSVGLTMADVEAIRDVCPAVAEVAPGYDSMQQVQYAGQNTNTNVSGTVPEYTTIRNFHPESGRFITQTDMDHSLRVCVLGQTVVDNLFSPGENPIGKKILIRGEFFEIIGVMERKGVTAMRDMDDQIFVPLSTAYNRIFGFNAVKGKTVQYILVQAKSEDDALPAQFQITNLLRLRHHIHPPNPDDFYMRTQQDLMQTSEAMSSVFTLLLGSTAGISLLVGGIGIMNIMLVSVTERTREIGIRKAVGASHRDIMMQFIVEATVLSLTGGIVGILLGIGSSYAINYFTQWKTEVTPLSVIMSFSVSLLVGLFFGIYPARQASRLDPIVALRAE; translated from the coding sequence ATGAGTGTCTGGGAATTAGTGGTACTGGCCTGGCAGGGTATTGTTGCCAATCGTATGCGCAGTTGTCTTACCGTGCTTGGTATCGTTATTGGTATTGCCGCGGTCATTGCTCTGCTTGCCATCGGATATGGTGCTAAGTTGGAATCTGAGCGACAGATCAAAGCTCTGGGTCTGAACGTAATCTTCATCAGACCCGGCGCACAGAGTGCCGGGCATGTTTCTATGGGAATGGGATCATCCGTCGGTTTGACGATGGCCGACGTGGAAGCTATCCGCGATGTTTGCCCGGCGGTAGCGGAAGTAGCGCCTGGCTATGACAGTATGCAACAGGTGCAATACGCCGGACAGAACACTAACACGAATGTATCAGGCACGGTGCCTGAGTACACAACTATTCGTAACTTTCACCCGGAGTCGGGACGCTTCATCACACAAACCGACATGGATCATAGTTTGCGAGTTTGTGTGCTCGGTCAGACTGTGGTTGATAACTTGTTTTCGCCCGGTGAAAATCCGATCGGCAAGAAGATTCTCATCCGTGGTGAGTTTTTCGAAATAATCGGCGTGATGGAGCGTAAGGGTGTCACGGCCATGCGCGATATGGACGATCAAATTTTCGTACCCTTGAGCACTGCCTACAATCGCATTTTTGGCTTCAATGCAGTCAAGGGTAAAACCGTTCAGTACATTCTGGTGCAGGCAAAAAGCGAAGATGATGCTTTGCCGGCGCAGTTTCAAATCACAAATCTTTTGCGTCTCCGCCATCATATTCATCCACCCAATCCTGATGATTTTTATATGCGCACGCAACAAGATTTGATGCAAACATCAGAGGCGATGTCGTCTGTTTTTACGCTGTTACTTGGATCGACTGCAGGTATTTCGTTGCTGGTTGGTGGCATCGGTATTATGAACATCATGCTGGTATCGGTAACCGAACGCACCCGTGAGATAGGCATTCGCAAGGCTGTGGGCGCCAGTCATAGAGACATCATGATGCAGTTCATCGTGGAAGCAACCGTGCTGTCGCTAACCGGCGGAATCGTTGGCATCTTGTTGGGAATCGGCAGTTCGTATGCCATTAACTACTTTACGCAATGGAAAACGGAAGTGACACCACTTTCGGTGATTATGTCTTTTAGCGTTTCGCTTCTGGTCGGGTTGTTCTTTGGAATCTATCCTGCTCGCCAGGCCTCCAGGCTGGATCCGATTGTGGCACTGCGAGCGGAATGA
- a CDS encoding Fic family protein, with protein MEPLLLSGESKYRSELTDLSLELAQKSAALRAGLPPGILEALAILVRTMNCYYSNLIEGHVTHPVDIERARKGDYSQDAIKRNLQLEANAHIEVQAWIDSGGLRKEAVTTAAGLLEIHRRFCDLLPPELLIVKDLQTGDEAVVSPGTLRDRDVKVGQHIAISPAAVPRFLRRFEEVYSGLGKTETLLATAAAHHRLLWIHPFLDGNGRVARLMSYAQMLSILETGGVWSIARGLARNEKAYKEHLMACDAPRQGDLDGRGNLSEHRLALFTKFFLEVCLDQVRFMEGLVEPNSLRTRILLWAEEEIRLGKMHVGVRKVIESLLFRGELQRGEVPGIVELGDRHTRRMIITPLLARGILSSPSERGPLRLAFPSELAPRWMPGLFPQERQHPL; from the coding sequence ATGGAACCATTACTGCTCTCGGGCGAATCAAAATATCGTTCTGAGTTGACCGACCTGTCCCTAGAATTAGCTCAAAAGTCCGCCGCGCTGCGGGCTGGTTTGCCGCCAGGGATACTTGAAGCCCTGGCAATTCTCGTTCGGACCATGAACTGCTACTACAGCAACCTTATAGAGGGACACGTCACTCATCCAGTCGATATAGAACGGGCGAGAAAAGGTGATTATAGTCAGGACGCGATCAAACGTAATCTCCAGTTAGAAGCCAACGCACACATTGAAGTACAAGCTTGGATAGATAGCGGTGGACTAAGAAAAGAAGCCGTTACCACCGCTGCTGGATTGCTGGAAATACACAGGCGCTTTTGCGACTTGCTACCACCAGAACTACTGATAGTAAAAGACCTCCAAACAGGCGATGAAGCAGTGGTTTCACCCGGCACACTACGTGATAGAGATGTGAAAGTAGGACAACATATCGCAATCAGCCCAGCGGCTGTGCCACGGTTTCTGCGCCGTTTTGAGGAGGTCTATAGCGGGCTCGGCAAAACAGAAACACTCTTAGCGACTGCTGCAGCCCACCACAGACTGCTGTGGATTCATCCATTCCTTGACGGGAACGGACGCGTTGCGAGACTAATGTCGTACGCACAAATGCTATCAATCCTGGAAACTGGGGGAGTTTGGTCGATAGCTAGAGGTCTTGCTAGAAACGAGAAAGCCTACAAAGAGCACCTCATGGCTTGCGATGCTCCGAGACAAGGCGACTTAGATGGAAGGGGGAATTTGAGCGAGCATCGTCTCGCATTATTCACCAAATTTTTTCTCGAAGTTTGCCTGGACCAGGTACGCTTCATGGAGGGTTTGGTTGAACCCAACTCCTTAAGAACACGCATTCTGTTATGGGCAGAAGAGGAGATTCGGTTAGGAAAAATGCACGTCGGTGTGAGAAAAGTCATCGAATCTCTTTTATTCAGAGGCGAATTACAGCGAGGTGAAGTGCCAGGAATTGTTGAACTTGGCGACCGCCACACTCGAAGAATGATTATCACGCCACTTCTCGCTCGGGGAATTCTTAGTTCTCCATCAGAACGTGGTCCGCTTCGGCTAGCGTTCCCTTCGGAGCTGGCTCCCAGGTGGATGCCGGGATTGTTCCCGCAAGAACGACAACACCCGTTATAA
- a CDS encoding ABC transporter ATP-binding protein, which produces MESSPLIVVNTLIKAYSGARKRALNGISFQVSEGECFGLIGPNGAGKTTLMSCLLALVKPDAGTITIGGINPDDLSVREIIGFMPERPSFEGWLTPIEFLKMHHMLAHQPAQDASRDIEAVLNRVGLEEHCWNRVIRTFSRGMLQRLGLAQALIGKPKILFLDEPGSGMDPPGNVLLRQLFGQFKEEKITVVLNSHHLDEMERVCDRVAFIRAGKIEAIETLEEVARRPYVLFVKWLADEGNDDFGGAQLSETLKRCAESANAQFLSQAGLSGKFSVTNSEISAALLKNLIMAGIRVQSAQPEQTTLERLFEENAAAMPEESLIQP; this is translated from the coding sequence ATGGAAAGCTCCCCGCTCATAGTCGTCAATACCCTAATCAAGGCTTATTCAGGTGCACGCAAGCGCGCTTTGAACGGCATCTCCTTTCAGGTTTCAGAGGGTGAATGTTTTGGATTGATTGGACCTAACGGGGCCGGCAAGACGACTTTGATGAGTTGTCTGTTAGCTCTGGTGAAACCAGACGCCGGTACGATCACCATAGGCGGTATCAACCCGGATGATCTTTCAGTCCGCGAAATCATCGGCTTCATGCCTGAGCGACCAAGTTTTGAAGGCTGGCTTACTCCCATCGAGTTCTTGAAGATGCATCATATGCTGGCGCATCAGCCGGCACAAGATGCCAGTCGGGATATTGAGGCGGTTTTGAATCGAGTTGGTTTGGAAGAGCATTGTTGGAATCGTGTGATTCGCACCTTTTCTCGCGGCATGTTGCAACGTCTGGGCCTGGCGCAGGCTCTTATCGGCAAGCCGAAGATTCTATTTCTAGATGAACCCGGCTCCGGCATGGACCCTCCCGGCAACGTTTTGTTGCGGCAGCTTTTCGGACAGTTCAAAGAAGAAAAAATTACAGTCGTGCTGAACTCCCATCATCTCGATGAGATGGAGCGCGTTTGCGATCGCGTTGCCTTCATTCGGGCTGGAAAAATTGAAGCGATTGAAACACTGGAAGAAGTAGCGAGACGCCCCTACGTATTGTTTGTCAAATGGCTAGCTGACGAAGGCAACGACGATTTTGGTGGCGCGCAACTCTCTGAAACTTTGAAGCGTTGTGCCGAGAGCGCCAATGCGCAATTCTTATCGCAAGCAGGCTTAAGTGGCAAGTTCTCTGTCACTAACAGTGAGATATCGGCAGCCCTGTTGAAAAATCTAATCATGGCCGGCATACGTGTGCAATCGGCACAACCGGAGCAAACCACTCTGGAGCGTCTTTTCGAGGAAAACGCAGCGGCGATGCCCGAGGAGTCTCTCATTCAGCCATGA
- the erpA gene encoding iron-sulfur cluster insertion protein ErpA, with protein sequence MSETTTATAPALVNITEPAAEEVKKLLAEEPGKTGLRLEIRGGGCSGMSYGLSFDNAQEKDNVVEAHGIKVFVDPKSSIYLKGTTLDFQNGLEGKGFVIKNPQAKSSCGCGSSFSV encoded by the coding sequence ATGTCTGAAACTACAACAGCAACGGCGCCAGCGCTCGTCAATATCACGGAGCCGGCTGCAGAAGAAGTGAAAAAATTGCTTGCGGAAGAGCCAGGCAAAACCGGTCTTCGCCTCGAAATTCGCGGTGGCGGCTGCTCCGGAATGTCATACGGCTTGAGCTTCGATAACGCTCAAGAGAAAGACAACGTTGTAGAAGCACATGGCATCAAGGTCTTTGTTGACCCCAAGAGCTCCATTTACCTGAAGGGCACTACGCTTGATTTCCAGAACGGACTGGAAGGAAAGGGTTTTGTCATCAAGAACCCACAAGCCAAGAGTTCATGTGGCTGCGGCAGCTCATTCTCGGTCTAA
- a CDS encoding serine/threonine protein kinase: MNKPSSLADEGTLDRDSAVAPLFDIGSIVLEKYQVLKLLGVGGMGSVYQVRNLHSHVEYALKYLNGQHTTNTVWRRFHNEVRAAGKLDHPNLVKVHDFGLLPDGQPYFIMDLVHGVTLADELKAKTRLSLERTLKIMIQVAFAMAYAHDHGVVHRDIKPSNIMITSDKEIFAGSVKLVDFGIAKLTGQDGYNQMTLTRTGEIFGSPLYMSPEQCAGIATDHRSDLYSFGCVMYEALTGAPPILGETALSTMSKHQSERPVPLKEASLGITFPAVSELIIAKLLEKDPESRYQNAHELLADLVRLEQHLVAGASAPNVVARDVQKHVVSPPISDSKWYQVSIPMAALLMLVGFSTGLLTGFGVQPFTQKGTSMAQSSPFSSTGVVELKKADTFAQQPHETLFDENIKSFSQTGGLNRLFVFPSESIGQISMENSPVVDAKVGEHFENFLPLNFVASRYLYQHPKFILKFRPDELFAVVLGDCDQNLDELLQGLTTQNFLQSLRLPNSSVTESALPIIGKMKALKRLDLTGSRLSGSALAKMKNLLNLENLTLTQVSDAKTLLQTLKRTHNLTVFSLTHTVLDTEDLTLISKIRTITDLDLTGDNVLNDRTVRILENLPMLRGLDIEGCQITPASIPAYKRMHRLIKLHITGDSWSDKEKQQLQSELGPKCEIDWRGPLSTFKEIGKVIADP, encoded by the coding sequence GTGAATAAACCATCAAGCTTAGCTGATGAGGGAACTCTCGATAGAGACAGCGCTGTTGCGCCCCTGTTCGACATCGGCTCGATTGTTCTGGAAAAATATCAAGTACTAAAATTGCTTGGCGTTGGCGGCATGGGTTCCGTCTATCAAGTTCGAAATTTGCATTCCCACGTCGAGTACGCACTCAAGTATTTAAACGGTCAGCACACTACTAACACAGTCTGGCGCCGCTTCCACAATGAGGTACGTGCCGCCGGTAAGCTGGATCATCCCAATCTGGTAAAAGTTCATGATTTCGGGCTTCTTCCTGATGGGCAGCCTTACTTCATTATGGATTTGGTGCACGGTGTTACTCTCGCTGATGAATTGAAGGCGAAAACGAGGCTGTCGCTGGAGCGAACGCTCAAGATCATGATCCAGGTTGCTTTTGCTATGGCGTATGCACATGATCATGGAGTTGTGCACCGCGACATTAAGCCTTCGAATATCATGATCACCAGTGACAAGGAGATTTTCGCCGGTAGCGTAAAACTTGTTGATTTCGGTATTGCCAAGTTGACTGGGCAAGACGGATACAATCAAATGACGCTCACACGTACTGGAGAAATTTTTGGCAGCCCACTTTATATGAGTCCTGAGCAGTGCGCCGGAATTGCTACCGACCATCGCTCCGATTTGTATTCGTTTGGTTGTGTAATGTATGAGGCGCTTACAGGCGCTCCGCCGATTTTAGGTGAAACTGCTCTTTCAACGATGAGCAAGCACCAGAGCGAACGACCAGTGCCTCTCAAGGAAGCGTCTCTAGGAATTACTTTTCCTGCAGTCAGTGAACTGATCATCGCGAAACTGTTGGAGAAGGATCCAGAGTCTCGATATCAGAACGCGCATGAATTGCTGGCTGACCTTGTCAGGCTGGAACAACATCTCGTCGCCGGTGCTTCTGCACCGAATGTGGTAGCGCGCGATGTGCAGAAACATGTTGTATCGCCACCGATCTCGGATTCTAAGTGGTATCAAGTTTCAATACCGATGGCGGCGCTGTTGATGCTGGTCGGATTTTCGACGGGACTGCTTACTGGGTTCGGCGTGCAGCCATTTACGCAGAAGGGGACTTCGATGGCACAAAGTTCGCCTTTCAGTAGTACTGGTGTCGTTGAACTGAAGAAGGCTGATACATTTGCCCAGCAGCCACACGAAACACTGTTCGACGAAAATATAAAGAGTTTCTCTCAAACAGGTGGGTTGAACAGACTGTTTGTTTTTCCCTCCGAATCAATCGGCCAAATCAGCATGGAAAATTCCCCAGTCGTTGATGCAAAAGTTGGCGAGCACTTTGAGAATTTCTTGCCGCTGAATTTTGTTGCCTCTCGATACCTTTACCAGCATCCGAAGTTTATTCTCAAGTTTCGACCAGACGAACTTTTTGCAGTGGTTTTGGGTGACTGCGATCAGAATTTGGATGAATTACTACAGGGATTGACCACCCAGAATTTCTTACAGAGTCTCAGACTGCCAAACAGTTCAGTTACTGAGTCAGCGCTTCCGATTATCGGTAAAATGAAAGCGTTGAAGAGGCTTGATTTGACAGGCTCGAGACTCAGCGGCTCTGCCCTGGCGAAAATGAAAAACTTGCTGAACTTGGAAAATCTTACACTGACTCAAGTCAGTGATGCGAAAACGCTTTTGCAGACGCTAAAGAGAACGCACAATTTAACGGTCTTTTCGTTAACGCATACTGTTCTTGATACGGAGGATCTGACCTTGATTTCGAAAATCAGGACAATAACCGACCTGGACTTGACTGGTGATAATGTGTTGAACGACCGAACCGTCAGGATTCTCGAGAACCTCCCGATGCTGCGTGGACTCGACATTGAAGGGTGCCAAATCACTCCTGCTTCGATTCCTGCGTACAAAAGAATGCATCGTTTGATCAAACTTCATATTACAGGTGATAGCTGGTCCGACAAGGAAAAACAACAATTGCAGTCAGAGCTGGGTCCAAAATGTGAGATTGACTGGCGCGGACCACTTTCAACTTTTAAGGAGATTGGTAAGGTCATTGCTGATCCGTAA
- a CDS encoding WD40 repeat domain-containing protein, with the protein MNRISSELLVALVSVILLSSMSLCNPAAADETVSVPVPADTTTASTTTITKTIESGSMSASSKPMEQVKEMVGHIGWIKSLNFSPDGQRAVSGSEDKSARIWDLSSGKELAKLEGNNGMIGAVIFSPDGRFVVTGCDDFQVKIWDAGSGALVRTLTGHKNSVRSLAISPDGQKLMSGDFDGTIKTWDFGTGTMKSSALVAPSAVHAIAFSPDGRTALVGLEDHSLRLIDGESLAPLAVLNGHTDTVLSAAFSPDGKNAATGGADTRVIIWDMVGKTPITKLMGHSDWVCDVAYTSDGRSIMSGSLDKTAGRWNASTGQMDCKYTGLTAGWAFAFSADGSQLLSGSDSKSVVLYRLP; encoded by the coding sequence TTGAACCGAATTTCTAGTGAGCTGTTAGTGGCTCTGGTCTCAGTCATTTTGTTGTCGTCGATGAGCCTTTGTAACCCTGCTGCGGCGGATGAAACGGTTTCAGTGCCCGTACCTGCAGATACCACGACTGCATCAACAACCACAATCACCAAAACGATTGAGAGTGGGTCGATGTCGGCCTCATCTAAACCGATGGAGCAGGTCAAAGAGATGGTCGGTCACATCGGCTGGATCAAGTCTTTGAATTTTTCCCCAGATGGTCAGCGCGCGGTATCAGGCAGTGAAGACAAATCTGCTCGTATCTGGGATTTATCTTCGGGCAAAGAACTTGCTAAATTAGAAGGCAATAACGGCATGATCGGGGCCGTCATATTTTCACCCGATGGTCGGTTCGTTGTCACCGGATGTGATGACTTTCAGGTGAAAATCTGGGACGCCGGTAGCGGTGCTCTGGTGCGGACATTAACAGGACACAAGAACAGCGTCAGATCTCTGGCAATATCGCCTGATGGTCAAAAATTGATGTCTGGAGATTTTGACGGCACTATTAAAACCTGGGATTTTGGCACCGGCACAATGAAGTCTTCAGCACTGGTTGCTCCCAGCGCTGTGCATGCTATTGCATTCTCACCGGACGGTCGCACTGCACTGGTCGGGTTGGAAGACCATTCATTACGCTTGATTGATGGTGAGAGTCTGGCACCGCTTGCGGTGCTGAACGGTCACACCGATACGGTGCTGAGTGCAGCATTCTCTCCTGACGGAAAGAATGCTGCGACAGGTGGCGCAGATACGCGGGTGATTATTTGGGACATGGTCGGCAAAACTCCAATAACGAAACTGATGGGGCACTCTGACTGGGTCTGTGATGTCGCCTATACCTCCGACGGCAGGAGCATTATGTCTGGCAGCCTTGATAAGACTGCCGGACGTTGGAATGCTTCTACCGGTCAAATGGACTGCAAGTACACCGGACTTACAGCAGGGTGGGCGTTTGCTTTTTCTGCTGATGGCTCGCAGTTGCTTTCAGGCAGTGACAGCAAGAGTGTCGTCCTATATCGACTGCCATAA
- a CDS encoding ABC transporter ATP-binding protein gives MMIELKDVSRVYDLDATPVHALRGINLKVMSGEYIAIMGTSGSGKSTLMHILGCLDRPSSGQYILNGEQVQNYSQDELAVIRNKTIGFVFQQFNLLPRMSAVDNVMLPLIYARGDTRVSKEEQMPRAQNALRLVGLGDRMNHRPNQLSGGQQQRVSIARALVNNPKILLADEPTGALDSQTSREIMTLLEELFSQGITVILVTHDNDIASYARRVVRLKDGLIVSDSLNNR, from the coding sequence ATGATGATTGAACTTAAGGATGTTTCGCGCGTTTACGATCTTGATGCAACACCTGTTCATGCTCTCCGGGGCATAAATTTGAAGGTCATGAGCGGCGAATATATAGCCATCATGGGAACGTCCGGTTCTGGAAAATCGACGTTGATGCACATTCTTGGCTGTCTGGACCGTCCTTCCAGTGGTCAATACATCTTGAATGGCGAGCAGGTGCAAAACTATTCACAAGACGAGCTTGCTGTAATTCGCAATAAGACTATTGGATTTGTCTTTCAGCAATTCAATCTATTGCCGCGCATGTCTGCAGTAGACAATGTGATGCTGCCACTTATTTATGCGCGGGGCGATACTCGGGTCAGTAAAGAAGAGCAAATGCCGCGCGCTCAAAACGCCCTGCGTCTGGTCGGGCTGGGTGACCGTATGAATCACCGCCCCAATCAGTTGTCGGGAGGACAACAACAGCGAGTTTCGATTGCGCGAGCGCTGGTGAACAATCCCAAGATTTTGCTGGCCGATGAACCTACAGGCGCTCTTGACAGTCAGACTTCCAGGGAGATTATGACGCTCCTGGAGGAGCTTTTCTCGCAGGGAATTACTGTCATTCTGGTCACCCATGATAATGACATTGCCAGCTATGCCCGCCGTGTCGTGCGTCTAAAGGATGGATTGATTGTTAGCGATTCTCTGAATAATCGCTAA
- the rsgA gene encoding ribosome small subunit-dependent GTPase A yields the protein MIPSSFSALVRAPKVCGRIVSNDRSLYLVETQNEQFHAQISGVMRYQTQDPREFPVVGDYVSFVQTGNVSIIDSVLPRKNLFARRAKDGSHYMQPIAANIDTLFVTVAVNRDFNIRRLERYVASACAFEVPFAIALTKIDLVEEPDLFIESVREILADVPIIALSALDGRGYAELQPFCGPEKTIAFVGSSGVGKSTLINSLLEASIMEVGEIRQTDGRGRHTTTRRLLLHRKDGTAIIDTPGMREFTLAEATQGVSDVFEEITTIAQSCKFSDCRHEGEPDCAVLDVVDDARLESWRKLEREAAFEARKTDRRAAVIEREKWKAIHKENRRREKDRW from the coding sequence ATGATTCCATCATCGTTTTCAGCGCTCGTTAGAGCGCCGAAGGTGTGCGGCCGCATTGTGTCTAATGACCGCAGCCTCTATTTAGTTGAGACACAAAATGAACAGTTCCACGCACAGATTTCAGGTGTAATGCGCTACCAGACACAAGATCCGCGAGAATTTCCAGTTGTTGGAGATTACGTATCATTTGTGCAAACTGGAAACGTATCTATAATCGACTCTGTTCTGCCACGAAAAAATCTCTTTGCCAGAAGAGCAAAAGACGGTAGTCACTATATGCAGCCAATCGCAGCAAACATTGATACGCTATTCGTGACTGTGGCTGTAAATAGAGACTTCAATATCCGCCGACTGGAGCGATATGTCGCATCAGCCTGTGCATTCGAAGTTCCATTTGCCATCGCCCTGACCAAGATCGACCTCGTTGAAGAACCCGATCTTTTCATTGAATCCGTTCGAGAAATTCTCGCAGATGTTCCGATCATCGCGTTGAGTGCACTAGACGGTCGGGGATATGCCGAATTGCAGCCGTTCTGCGGACCGGAAAAAACTATCGCGTTTGTCGGATCGAGCGGTGTCGGTAAATCGACACTGATTAATTCACTGCTCGAAGCCTCCATTATGGAAGTTGGTGAAATAAGACAAACAGATGGTCGAGGTCGACACACAACGACACGAAGATTATTGCTGCATCGAAAAGATGGCACCGCCATTATCGACACCCCTGGCATGAGGGAGTTCACGCTCGCTGAAGCAACTCAAGGAGTCTCCGATGTGTTTGAAGAGATCACGACTATTGCGCAGTCGTGCAAATTCAGCGATTGCAGACACGAGGGTGAACCTGACTGCGCGGTGCTAGATGTTGTGGATGACGCGCGATTGGAAAGCTGGAGAAAACTGGAGCGAGAGGCAGCATTTGAAGCGCGCAAGACTGACCGCAGAGCAGCTGTTATCGAGCGCGAAAAGTGGAAAGCGATTCACAAGGAAAATCGACGTCGGGAAAAAGATCGCTGGTGA
- a CDS encoding efflux RND transporter periplasmic adaptor subunit: MFQEKTKVEGSLSKKPGKVKAGVVLGTITVLTAAAVIFVANANHWIGTPFGGTSLENSKNLVPVKVGSVDLKINATGVIKPYNEVKISPKVTGLLSKLLVKQGQIVKKGQLLALMDDSNLTGQVAAANSAFSMAKANYEKALHGNRPEEVANAEAQLVKNESIVRFAEQAVSRSQAQVKSCQAQLTRDATNSKRLSILAKQGAISDQDRLNATTQAEVTEVSLKQAQQELRQSEASLAQAMADLESSRQQFAMAKKGNREEDVRAAKFAMEQAEGNYHYLQSQLNDTRIKAPFAGVISQKYADEGAIVTPTTSAATTSATSSSIVSLAGNLEMVAQVSETDMEHIKVGQPVEIIANAYPEKTFHGKVSLIAPEAVVTLNVTTFEVHTTIDDDPQHYLMAGMNVNSEFLAGKQDGVLLVPTSCIMSQMGKTGVLIPDGSGQPKFRPVKTGSTSGTSTVILHGLKEGDQVFVGLNKDQLEKQGYAEPMSGSKSGGAGGGKHKPPIPRGFGGK, from the coding sequence ATGTTTCAAGAAAAAACGAAAGTTGAGGGAAGTTTGTCGAAGAAACCCGGCAAAGTTAAAGCCGGCGTCGTGCTTGGCACAATCACAGTTTTGACCGCTGCGGCCGTGATTTTTGTCGCCAATGCCAATCACTGGATCGGTACTCCATTTGGTGGCACCAGCCTTGAGAACAGCAAAAATCTGGTGCCTGTAAAAGTAGGATCTGTCGATCTGAAAATCAATGCCACTGGCGTGATTAAACCTTATAACGAAGTGAAAATCAGCCCTAAAGTAACCGGCTTGTTGAGCAAGCTTCTGGTTAAACAGGGGCAGATTGTCAAAAAGGGTCAGTTGCTGGCGTTGATGGATGACAGTAATTTGACCGGCCAGGTGGCGGCGGCCAATTCTGCTTTCAGCATGGCGAAAGCTAATTACGAGAAGGCTCTGCATGGTAATAGACCAGAGGAAGTGGCCAACGCTGAAGCGCAACTGGTTAAAAACGAAAGTATCGTGCGCTTTGCCGAACAGGCAGTGAGCCGCTCCCAAGCCCAGGTAAAATCGTGTCAGGCACAACTTACCCGAGATGCGACCAATTCCAAAAGATTGTCTATTCTGGCAAAGCAAGGTGCTATCTCCGATCAGGACAGGCTCAACGCCACTACCCAGGCGGAGGTAACCGAGGTTTCGCTCAAGCAGGCGCAGCAAGAATTGCGACAGTCTGAAGCTTCCCTCGCGCAGGCAATGGCAGATCTGGAAAGTTCCAGGCAGCAGTTTGCAATGGCGAAGAAAGGCAATCGCGAGGAAGACGTTCGTGCGGCGAAATTCGCTATGGAACAGGCGGAAGGCAATTACCATTACCTGCAAAGTCAATTGAATGACACGCGCATCAAAGCACCTTTTGCAGGCGTTATTTCTCAGAAATATGCTGACGAAGGAGCGATAGTAACGCCCACAACTTCGGCTGCAACGACATCTGCAACTTCCAGTTCGATTGTTTCTCTGGCCGGAAATTTAGAGATGGTAGCTCAGGTCTCTGAGACAGACATGGAGCACATCAAGGTCGGCCAGCCTGTCGAAATCATCGCCAACGCCTATCCCGAGAAGACATTTCATGGCAAAGTCAGCTTGATTGCACCAGAGGCAGTGGTGACTTTGAATGTGACAACCTTCGAAGTTCATACAACTATAGACGACGACCCACAGCACTATCTGATGGCCGGTATGAACGTCAATAGTGAGTTCCTTGCTGGAAAGCAAGATGGTGTGCTGCTTGTGCCGACGTCCTGCATCATGTCCCAAATGGGTAAGACGGGTGTGTTGATTCCTGATGGCAGTGGTCAACCCAAATTTAGACCAGTGAAAACAGGATCTACATCAGGCACTTCTACGGTTATATTGCATGGCTTGAAAGAAGGCGATCAAGTATTCGTCGGGCTGAATAAAGACCAGCTCGAGAAGCAGGGGTACGCTGAGCCTATGAGCGGGTCTAAATCAGGTGGCGCCGGCGGCGGTAAGCACAAGCCTCCTATACCCAGGGGTTTTGGCGGTAAATAA